TGGTCGGCGTGTTGATGAGATCACGGGCAAGCGTTACAGCATCGGCGATACGCTGTGTTTCAGCGGCATCCACGCCTTCGGGAACTGCCAGACGGATCGTCTTGCCATTGCCCTTGCGGTAGCGCGTGAAACTATAGCCGCCCATGAGAAATGCGAGTGCTGTCAGTTCGGCATGATCAGGATTGCCTTCAATATGCCAATCACCCTCTGGCAGACTGCGGGCAAGCTTACCAGCTAGAAGCTGCGATTGACCGCCCTGTTCGTCATCGCCTGTACCAAACAGAGCGCCAGCGATTGATCCGTCCTTGCCCGGTAGCACAAGAACGCGTCCGGCTTCGCCGTTGAAATCATTCGCCCTTGCCCAGGACTGAGCATCAGGTGTCAGAGCCGCCTGATCGACCTTGTTCTTTCCGATGAACCAGATGGGGCGGCTGTCTGCTGATTTTGCGGTAACGATCTTAACGGTCATGACATTCCTCGGCGGTGAAAACTTTTAGAGCGCCATGCGCCCTGTTGGGCCCACAAAGTACGATGCGCTAGATACGTTAATAAGCAAATAGCCATCCGGCGGGAACCGGGTGGCTATTCAATTCTGTATGAAGGCCAAACAACTTGGAGCACATCCCGAAAAGTGGGAACCGGTTTTCGGAATAAGATGTGCTCAAAAAAATAGAGCATTTCCAATGGTTCAACTTAATCCAGAACTACTCTAGTTTCGTTCGACGAACTGAACCTGTGCGGCTGCGTTGTAATCGAAAGCAGAAGCGGGTTTTCCGGCGAAGAGCGCCATGCCACTGATGACAGCAATAATGGCAAGCGCACCGATGAGCGTGCATTCGATCATCGCTGCACCCGATCTGTTCTTGAAAAAGCGCGTCATCAAAGCCGGCATGTTACTTACCCTGAGCTGAAGTCTCGTTGGGGTTCCTTTTAATGCCCGCCAATTGTGATGAGTTTAAGAAACAAGGAAAATAAAGCGTTAATATTGCTCCAGAGAGGCTTAAGCATGACTTCGATCCGGTTTGGGTTAACGGATGGCAAATGCAGTTGCTGGGGCTTATATGAGTCTGGTTGAACTATTTGCTGGGAAGAGTATCAATGCCGGAATTGCCAGAGGTCGAGACGGTTCGCCGTGGGTTGCAGCCCTTCATGGAAGGCGCAAATGTCGAGCGGGTGGAGCAAAACAGACCCGATCTGAGGTTTCCTTTTCCCGATCAATTCATAGAGCGCATATCAGGCCATCGTATCGAGGCGCTGGGACGCCGTGCGAAATATCTGACCATGCATCTGGATGACGGGCTGTCTATTATCAGCCATCTTGGCATGTCCGGTTCGTTTCGCATTGAAGCGGATGATGCAGAGGGCATGCCCGGCGGTTTTCACCATGAGCGATCCAAAATCGCCAAACATGACCATGTCGTCTTTCATATGTTGCGCCAGGATGGCTCAAAAGCGCGCATCATCTATAATGACCCCAGGCGCTTTGGTTTCATGCTCTTTGCTGAAAAAGGCGCGCTTGATGATCATCCTTTGCTCAAAGGGCTTGGCATTGAGCCGACAGGCAACCGGCTTTCCGGCGAATTACTGGGCGCACTCTTTGAAGGTCGCAAGACGCCATTAAAGGCGGCACTGCTCGATCAGCGACTGATCGCAGGGCTTGGCAATATATATGTTTGCGAGGCTTTGTGGCGCTCACGGCTTTCGCCCATGCGTGCGGCAGGTTCTATTGCGAAAAACAAGGAGACGCTTGATCGCCTTGCCGAGGATATCCGCACCGTAATTGCAGAAGCCATCGCCGCTGGTGGATCGAGTTTGAAAGACTATATTCAGGCCGATGGCGCCCTTGGTTATTTTCAGCACTCATTCTCGGTCTATGGGCGCGAGGCGCAACCTTGTCGTGCTCCGGGCTGCACAGGCATGATTGAGCGCGCAGTGCAGGCGGGTCGATCGACCTTTTTCTGCGCATCATGTCAAAGTTGATATTTGGCTGATCTTGCCAAACGGAAACCGGCAGTACACCTTGTCCAGCAAATTCTGATCTGATGAAGGAGGAGAACTATTCCATGGCCTATGAAACGATCGTTGTTGAGACGCGCGGTGGCGTTGGTCTTGTTCGTCTTAATAGACCGCAGGCGCTCAATGCGCTCAACAGTACAGTTCTTAAAGAGCTGACCGAAGCCCTGGCTGCTTTCGACACCGATGGCAAAATCGGAGCGATCGTGCTCACCGGTTCGGAAAAAGCTTTTGCGGCCGGCGCCGATATCAAGGAAATGCAGCCGATCAACTTCGTTGACGCCTAT
This sequence is a window from Ochrobactrum quorumnocens. Protein-coding genes within it:
- a CDS encoding Flp family type IVb pilin, with the protein product MPALMTRFFKNRSGAAMIECTLIGALAIIAVISGMALFAGKPASAFDYNAAAQVQFVERN
- the mutM gene encoding bifunctional DNA-formamidopyrimidine glycosylase/DNA-(apurinic or apyrimidinic site) lyase gives rise to the protein MPELPEVETVRRGLQPFMEGANVERVEQNRPDLRFPFPDQFIERISGHRIEALGRRAKYLTMHLDDGLSIISHLGMSGSFRIEADDAEGMPGGFHHERSKIAKHDHVVFHMLRQDGSKARIIYNDPRRFGFMLFAEKGALDDHPLLKGLGIEPTGNRLSGELLGALFEGRKTPLKAALLDQRLIAGLGNIYVCEALWRSRLSPMRAAGSIAKNKETLDRLAEDIRTVIAEAIAAGGSSLKDYIQADGALGYFQHSFSVYGREAQPCRAPGCTGMIERAVQAGRSTFFCASCQS